GTATCGAGATCATCGACGGCATTGGTGCGACGGAGATGCTGCATATCTTCATCTCCGCTGCGGGTGAGGATATCCGCCCGGGAGCCACCGGCAAGCCGATCCCCGGTTATCAGGCGATGGTCGTGGATGATGAAGGCAAGCCGCTGCCGCCGGGTGAGGTAGGGCGTCTGGCGGTCAAGGGGCCGACTGGCTGCCGCTATCTGGCGGATGACAGGCAGATGGTTTATGTCCATGACGGTTGGAACCTGACCGGCGATGCCTACAAGATGGATGAAGACGGCTATTTCTGGTTCCAGGCCCGCGCTGACGACATGATTGTGTCCTCCGGCTACAACATTTCCGGACCGGAAGTGGAAGAGGCCTTGATGGCGCATGAAAAGGTCGCGGAATGTGCGGTCATCGGCGTGCCTGATGACGGTCGCGGCAATATCGTGAAGGCCTTTGTCGTGCTGAAGGATATGCGCGACGCTTCCGATGAGACGGTCAAGGAACTGCAGGATTTCGTGAAGGCGACGATTGCGCCGTTCAAATATCCGCGTGCCGTTGAATTCGTGGAAACACTGCCCAAAACCGAAACCAACAAGATCCAGCGCTTTAAACTGCGTCAGATGGAATTGGCCAGGGCGGGCTAGCGAAAGAGGATGGGGATGGCTGCTTTTGAAATGCCGCTGACGGTGCGGTTCCAACATTGCGATCCGGCGGGGATTGTTTTCTATCCACGCTATTTCGAGATGTTCAACCTGCTGGTGGAAACCTGGTTCGATGAGGCCCTTGGGCTGCCCTTCGGGGAGTTGCATCTGAATCGGGGTTTCGGCGTGCCGACGGTGCGCACGGAAGCGGATTTCAAGGCGCCCAGTCGCCTGGATGAGAAACTGACCCTGTCTTTGACGGTACAGGACATCGGGCGCTCGAAGATCAGTTTGCTGTTGCAGGTCCTGGGGCCTGACGGTGATTTGAGGGTAGCCGCCAACCACGTATTGGTCTATGCCGCGTTCGACCCCATGAGGGCGGCGGCCATACCGGAAGAATTAAAAACACGGATGCAGCGTTTTCAGGCTGTACCGGCCAAATAAATGAGGTTTTGACAGATATGCCGAGCATCAATCCGCCGGGCTGGCCGCAGCCCAAAGGTTATTCCAATGGCGTGGCCGCAGAAGGCCGCATGGTCTTCGTTGCGGGCCAGATCGGCTGGACCCCGGAGGGGGAATTTGAGACCGATGATTTCGCCGGACAGGTCCGCCAGACCCTGTTGAACACCGTGGCTGTCCTTGAGGCCGGTGGCGCAAAGCCGGAACATATCACCCGTATGACCTGGTATGTCACCGACAAGCAGGAATACCTCGGTGCCTTGAAGGAAATCGGGGCGGTTTACCGGGAAGTCCTGGGCAAGGTCTTTCCGGCCATGGCGCTGGTTCAGGTCGTGGCCCTTGTCGAGGACCGTGCCAAGGTTGAAATCGAGACCACGGCCGTAATTCCCAACGGGTGACCCTTTCCGGACGTTCTAGTCAGCAGTGAAGGCCGCAGCGATTTCATCGATGCGGCCTTCCTTATGCATGGCGCGGATGGCGTCATTCAATTCCCGGATGAAGTCTTCCTGATAGGGGAACAGATGCTGCGGGTCGTTGCTGAACGCCAGATAGGCCCAGTTTTCTGAGACTTGCGTGCCCAGTCTTGCGTAAACCTCCAGCTTTTCGCCCAGCGACCGTGGGGTGGCGTATTTTCGGTATTGATAATGCAGAACATTCGTGTCCTGCACGATGCAATCCACCTTGTTTGCCAGAAGATGCGGGATGATGCTTTCCAGCGGAATTGCCACGTGGGTCAGCTTCCCTTCTTCCGCAGCCTTGAAAAAGGCCGGTCCTGCGGCAAGGCTGCCGAGCCCGAGGCCGATGCGTAGCCCGAAATAGTCTTCCGGCCAGTTGGTGCGGGGCCTGGCGGCAATGGGAGGCTGACAATAGGTAGCGACGGTTTCCTTGAGGATGGGTTCGGAATAGGTGGTGATCCAGGGGCGTTGTTCCGGCCAATAGTAGGGCGGGAACACCGCAATATGCTGTCCGATCTCCACCGATTTAAGCGCCCGCTTCCAGGGCAGGACGTCAATTTCGATGCGATAGTCCGGGATGCGATCGGACAATTCAGCGAATATCTCATGAAAAATTCCCCGTGGAATTCCGTCGTCGAGATAGCTGTAAGGCGGATAGTCCGGCGGTCCGACGATGACGACAACCTGAGCGTCGTCTGAGGCGGCGGCAAGGGAGGGCAAAAGGAAAAGCGCCGCCTGAAACAGGCGAAAAAGAAAGGTTCGGCAGGGCCGCAAAACTGGAGGCATGGCTGCCCTCTCCCATTTTTTGCAAATATTGTAACACTCTTATGGGAGGAGGTTAACAGGAAGAGGGCTCAGTCCTGCCTGTTGTCGGCGGGCGGTACCGGGTCATAGCCACTGCCGCCCCAGGGATGGCAGCGCCCGATCCGCTTGATCGCAAGCCAGCTTCCCTTGAAGGCGCCGAAGCGGTCAATGGCCTCCAGGGCATATTCCGAACAGGTGGGCGCAAAACGGCATTGCCGTCCGATGAAATAGGACAGGGTAAAGCGATAGAGATAGATCAGGCCCTTCGCCAGCAGGCTCAGGGGATCATGCCGTGGTGTCATCGGGTGTGTCCGTGCCGGATTTTATCTGTTCGATTGCCTTCAGGATCGCATTGAAGGGCAGCATGATGGATGCGTGGCGGGATTTATGCGCGCGCGCAGGTTCCAGGATTGCCAGTTCCGCCCAGTCACCCCCCGGCGGCGGACCGTCCTGTTTCAGCATCGCCTGCATCCGGTCGCGCACCCGGGTCAGTTCTGCTTCATCCCGGCCGACGGCCAACTTTTTCATGATGGCGGCGGCTGACTGACCAAGGGCGCAGGCGCGCACCTGCTGACCATATTCCGCGACGCGACCGTCTTCCAGAACAAGGTCAACACGGATGCGGCTGCCGCACAGCGGGCTGTCGAGCGTCACTGTTGCCTGCGGGTGGTCCAGGCGGTCGTCCTTGTTCAGGCCTTCCGCCAGTGCAAGAATACGATCATTATAGAGTTTCTCTAACATTGAAGGCCGTTCTATATGTTTCCGCACCGTGAACGGTGAATTGCCGCGAATAGACAAATTCCATGCCTTCATATTGTTGACTTCCCTTGGGATTGCAACGATAAACGCGGCAAAAGCTTGGGACCCGTCCGCCCGGCGGAAGGGGACAATATCGGCGCAGGATCGAAACAGAGTTGATTTTCCCGCGCCGCATCCCAAGATACGGATGAGCCAACGCGAATAGTCAGGAAAGTGATCTGCCCATGCAGGATGTCTTGAAAAAACAGGAAGCTGCCATCCAGCGCCCGTCCCGTGAAGAGGCCGAAGCCGCCGTGCGGACCTTGCTGGCATGGACCGGTGACAATCCCGACCGCGAAGGCCTGATCGATACGCCGTCGCGCGTGGTGCGCGCCTATGAGGAATATTTCGAAGGCTATAACATCGACCCGGTGAAAACGCTGCAGCGTACCTTTGAGGAAACCGACGGTTACGACGAAGTCGTCATGCTGCGCGATATCCCGTTCGAAAGCCATTGCGAACATCACATCGCCCCGATCATCGGTAAGGCCCATGTGGCTTACCTGCCAGACAAACGCGTGGTCGGCATTTCCAAGCTGGCCCGCGTGGTGGAAATTTTCGCCAAGCGCCTGCAGACCCAGGAAATCATGACCGTCCAGGTCGCTGATACCATCCAGGAAGCTCTGCAGCCGAAGGGCGTTGCCGTTGTCATCGACGCGGTTCACCAGTGCATGACCACCCGCGGCATTCACAAGCCGGGCGTGGCGACCGTGACCAGCCGTATGCTGGGCGTGTTCCGCAGCCAGCCCGAAACCCGCCGTGAATTCCTGGCGATGATCGAATAGGCCCTGCGGGGTATTTGTTAAGGAAAAGGCGGTACGGCTATGTGCCGCCTTTTTTGTCTGAACGCTTTTCTGATCTTTGATCTTCTCTTTACGTGGTCCGTCAAAGGGGAGTATGACGCAAAGATACAGTGATGACATACCACCCTATGCATTCAAGGGATGAAAGACGATGAGCAACCTGTTCCTGGAGCTTTTGGAAAAGCGCCCCTATCTGATCGCCGATGGCGCCATGGGCACCAGCCTGTTCAAACGGGGTCTGGAAACCGGGGATGCGCCGGAATTGTGGAATGTGGACCATAAGGACCGGGTGGAAAGCGTCCATCAGGAATATGTGGATGCGGGTTCGGACATCATCCTGACCAACAGCTTTGGCTGTAACCGCCATCGCCTGAAACTGCATAATGCGCAGGACCGGACCTACGAGTTGAACAAGGCAGCGGCAGAACGCGCACGCGCCGTCGCGGATGCCGCCGACCGCCCGGTCGTGGTAGCCGGGTCTATGGGGCCCACAGGTGAAATCCTGGAGCCGGTCGGCGCGCTCAGCGTTGCCGATGCGACCGAAGCCTTTGCCGAACAGGCGAAAGGTCTGAAAGACGGTGGTGTGGATGTGCTGTGGGTTGAGACCATGTCGTCCCGTGAGGAAAGCCAGGCGGCGGTTGCCGGGGCTTCTTCCGTCGGCCTGCCGGTGGTGACCACCATGACCTTTGATACGGCGGGCAAGACCATGATGGGTGTCTCCCCGCAGGAGGCCTATGAGCATCTGAGCCATCTGGAAACCGCACCGACGGCAATCGGGGCGAACTGTGGCCTGGGCCCGACCGAAAGCGTGATCAGCATTTCCCAGATGACGGCCATCGTGCCGGAGGATGCGGTGATTGTGGCCAAGGCTAATTGCGGTATTCCGGAATTCAAGAATGGTGAATTCCGCTTCAGCGGTACACCGGACCTGATGGGCAAATATGCCCGCATGGCCCGTGACTGTGGCGCACGTATCATTGGCGGCTGCTGTGGTTCCGATGGCACCGTGATCAAGGCAATTGCGGACTCCTTGAAGGACTATGAACCGGGTGAACGGCCCAGCGACGAGAAGATCATCGAAGTTCTGGGGCCGCTGGCCAATATGCCTGCAGGTGGCGCACACAGCCATGGTGGTGGCGGAAGTGAAGACGGCGAAGGCCGCCGCCGCCGTCGCCGCCGGGGCTGATATTTAACGTGAGATGAAGGGAGGCCCTTCCTGTCCAAACGGGAAGGGCTTTTTCCATTTATGAATATTCCAACCGATCCATTTTTTTATGCTGCGGCCATTCCTGCCATGATGATCTTTGGTGTCTCCAAGGGTGGTTTTGGCGGGGCATTGGGCGTGCTTGCGGTCCCTTTGATCGCATTGGTGATTCCGCCGGTGCAGGCGGCGGCGATCATGCTGCCGATCCTCTGTGCGATGGACCTCTTCGCGCTTTACGCTTATCGGCGGGTCGCCAGTTGGCAGAATCTCAAAATGATGCTGCCCGGGGCGATTTTAGGAATTGGCATTGGCGGCTTTGCCTTCGGGCAGTTGGATGAGAATGTGGTGCGTATCCTGCTGGGGGTGATCGCGGTTGCCTTCACCCTGAACCATTGGTTCGGCAGGAAACCCCATCCGGACGGTGCGAAGCCCGGCCTGATCAAAGGCAGCAGTTGGGGCGCGCTTGCGGGTTTCACCAGCACGATTGCCCATGCCGGCGGGCCGCCGGTGCAGTTTTATCTGCTGCCGCAGAAGATGGATAAGACGCTTTATGTTGGGACCACGGTCTGGTTCTTCATCGCGGTAAACTATGCAAAACTGATCCCCTACGGTCTGGCGGGGCAGCTATCGCTTCACAATCTGGAAACGTCTTTGGTGCTGTTGCCCTTGGCGCCGCTTGGTATCTGGTTGGGGGTGAAGGCCCATCACCATGTTCCGGAACTGTGGTTCTACCGGGTGGCCTATGTGATGCTTTTCGTCACGGGCGGTAAACTGCTTTGGGATGGCGCGCAGGGTCTCATCGGTTGAGAAAGGAAAAGGCGGCCAGGTGGCCGCCTTTCCTGCTTATGGCCGGGAATTACGCCTCGCGGATTTTGGTGATGAAGTCGTCCACCTGACGGCTCAGATTTTCGGCCTGTTGGGACAATTCGCCCGCCGCGCTCAGAACATCGGAGGCGGAGTGCCCTGTTTCCTGAGCGGCATCCGACACATGTTTGATGTTTTCCGCCGCCATGCTGGTGCTGTTGGAGGCCTGGGCGACGCTGTTGGCGATCTCTTTGGTGGCGGCTCCTTGCTCTTCCACCGCGCTGGAGATGCCGGTGCCGATTTCATTCACCCGGGTGATGATCCCGCCGATGGAGGCAATGGCCTTGGCGGCATCGTCGGTCGCCGCCTGCATGTCGCTGATATGCTGGCTGATTTCATCCGTTGCCTTGGCGGTCTGGGTTGCCAGGCCTTTGACTTCCGTTGCCACCACGGCAAATCCCTTGCCCGCCTCACCGGCGCGGGCGGCCTCGATGGTCGCGTTCAGGGCCAGAAGGTTGGTCTGTTCTGCAATGTCGGAGATCAGGTTGACCACTTCGCCAACCCGCTGGGCGGCGTCGACCAGTCCTTTGACCTTGGCGTTGGTTGTCTCCGCTTCGGAGGCTGCCTGATTGACGATGGTTGCGGATTCAGTGACGCGGCTGGTGATTTCATTGATCGAACTGGACAGTTCCTCTGCCGCGGCGGAAACGGTCTGCACATTGCCGGATGCGGATTCCGATGCCCCGGCGGCGGTTTGTGCTTCCGTGCTGGTCTGTTCGGCGGTCTGGCTCATGCCTTCCGCCGTGCTTTGCAACTCCGTTGCGGCGGCAGAGACCGCGTTGACGATGCTCTTCACGCTTTCCTCGAACTGGGTGGCAAGATCCAGGCGCGTCTGTTGCTGCGCCTCCAGGGCCTTGCGTTCCTGTTCCTCGCGTTCGGCGCGAAGGCGTTCCACGTCGCGCGCGTTGTTGCGGAAGACCTCTAAAGCCCGGCCCAGGGTGCCGATTTCGTCTCGCCGCTCCTGGGCGTCGTTTTCGAATTCCAGGTTACCATCCGCCAACAGGCCCATATTGCCCGCCATGGCGTTGATCGGGCGGGAAATCCCGCGTGAAATGATGATGGCTGCGATAACGACCACGGCCAGGACGGCCAGCAGGATCGGCAGAGTAAAGCTTAATGTCTGTTGGAATGCCGTATTCACATCATCCAGATAGACACCGGTGCCGACGACCCAGTCCCAGGGTTTGAAATGGCCGACATAGGAAACCTTGCGGACAGGTTCATCCTGTCCCCCCTTGGGCCAGAGGTAAAAAACAAAACCGCCGCCTTTGGACTGGATGACCTTGGTGAATTCCTTGAAAATGGCGACGCCGTTCTTGTCCTTCAGGCCGCTGACGTCTTTTCCAACCAGTTGCTTGGCGAAGGGGTGCATGATCATGACCGGGCGCATATCATTAACCCACAGATACTCGTTGCCCGCGTATCGCATATCTTCAATGGCACTGAGGGCGGCTTTCTGTGCCTCCTCTTCCGTCATCTCGCCTTTCTGGAAAAGCTGATAATAATGGTTTGCCGTACTCAACCCGAGGTCGACGACCTGTTGGACCTTGTCCTTGCGGTCTTCAATCATTGTGTTCTGAAGGATTGTCAGGGTGGTGAAGGCAACGATTGCAAGCCCTAGAATGCCGAGCGCGGATAGCAACAGAAGCCGGATACCGATCTTAAATCGTGCCATTTTTGTTTCCCACTGGTCTCAATTATTTCATCTTTTGCGACAGTTTATGTCTTTAAAACTTAATATATTGTTATGTAGCTTTTTAAATGACGCGTTGGGTTATGTGGCGTGTGAATTCGGTGAGAAATTGGAACGTGATTTGCATTGATATTTTCAAAACCAAGAAAATGAACTGATTGCTCTCACAGCCGCCTGGTGCCGAGGAGAGGGCCGTAGAAACGGCCTTGCGATTTTGCACAGGGGTGGAAATGTCCAACCAAGCCAGAAAGTCAGTAAAAAGTAAGCCGTCTCTTGGAGTTATTCTCCCGACCCTGAACGATGAACAGGCGTTGCCACAGGTCCTGCAGGGCCTGCGGGAGGCTGCCTGTCTGTTTGAGCTGGATGTCATTGTTGCCGATGGCGGTTCTACCGACTGCACGGTAGATATTGCCCAGCGACATGATGCACGCGTTCTTGAGGCCGAAGGCGGATGGCAGGCACAGGTTGCTGCTGGCTGCCGCATGCTGTGGGGGCAATGGGTTATGATTCTGGGCGGTAACGTTGTTTTTCGTCCGGGGTGGTCGACGAACCTGCGCCTTTTCGTCGATGCGACGGGAGAGTATGAATTCGCCGCGCATGGGCGTTCACAGGATCAGGTGCGCGGGCCCTTTGGCTTTCTGCATGCTGTTCCTGCGTCGCATGTGGGGTTGGTGCTGCGGCGGTCCCAATTGGAAACCCTGTTGCAAAGGAAGCGGCCCGGCACCCTGACCGATGCCAATCTGATTGATCAGCTTGACCGCAAACGCCTCATCCAACTGCCCTATATCCTGCATGCAGTGGTTGATGAGCAGGCGGATGCGGCCTAGCGATCACATTTAAATATCAATCCGTTGCCAGCCGTGGCCGACCATGGGCGGTTGCCGTTACCGATCCTTCGATAAAGATCGGTCGAGGGCCGTTCCCCGTGGTCATCCGGCGTTCTTCCTGGGTGTTGATATGGATATCTATCGCGCCTGCCTCCACGGCAAGATTGTTGGCTTGCGCCTCGGCCAGGCTACGGGCGTGAACAAAGGCCTCGTCCAGGTTGGTGAAGTCGCGGATATTGTCCGCATCATGCACGCGGAAGCGCATATCGTCCGGGGCGGTGATCAGGATATGGGCGCGCTGGCTGACACCACCGGCAACCGCACCGACGGCGTTGGAGACATGGGCGAATTCGGGCTGCACATAGGTTGTGTTCAGGCGGGTGGCCACATCGGCGTAATAGGTCGCCGCAGGCGCGCCGATCCCGATCAGCGGATGACCAAGGCGCAATGAAAAACGCAGCAGGTTACCGGCATTGCTTTTCTCATCGCCCAACGCGGTGCGGATCATCTTTTTGGCAAGGCCCTGACCCTGCTCTGCGGTCTGGCCGAATTCATCGTCCAGAATGGCGTCTACAAGCGCCTCTCCGGTCTGCAGGATCACCTGTTCGCGCACCTGTTCTGCAAAGTCTCTGGCGTCCTTGGCGCAAGGCTGGTTCGGGCGGCGCTCGCTGCGCGCCCAGATCTCTGCGCCAAGCCGGGCGGCCTCAATGTCCCAGGCGTCATGCAGGCCAAGCACGTGGGCGGCATCCGACGGGCTGAAGGCGCTGATGATCACCAAACCGCGGTCCACCAGACGGCGAAGCGGTTGTTCCGGCATATGCCGCCCCAACAGAACCTCCAATGCAACGGGGCCACCGGACAGCTTGTCCCAGATAGCCCTTTCACTGGAGGACAGTCTGGCGACACCAGCCTCGTCCAACCCGCGCAGGCAAAGGGCGAAACGTCCGTCGTAGGTCTTGGACCAGCCACGTTTCAACTGTTCCTGCAGGACAGGCACCACAAGATCGGGGTGCTCGTAGGACAAAAGGGATAAAGGTACCACGCGGCGTGGCCCTGCCACCAGTTCCTTATGATCGTTCAGGCGGATTTCACTGTCGCCGCCCAGGCCCACGGTATGCACCTCGACCGCCTCGACCATGGTCCGGTGGCCGTTGACGACCGCGCCGTCCTTGTTCAGGACCGGTTGGCCGTCTTTCAGCAGGGCGATATCGGTTGTGGTGCCGCCCATGTCGGAGACCACCATGTCTTTCTCCGAGGCCTGATATTGTGCGCCGACAACACTGGCGGCCGGGCCGGAGAGGATGGTCTCCACCGGTCGCCGCAGTGCGGTTTCGGCAGAAATCAGGGAGCCGTCGCCTTTGACCACCATAAGCGGACAATCCAGCCCCAGGTCCTTCTGGAAGCCTTCGACGGCCAGAACCAGATGCTGGATCAGGGGAACCAGCCGGGCATTCAGGACGGCGGTCAGGGCGCGGCGCGGGGCGTCCAGGCTGCTGCTCAGTTCATAGGAACAGGTGACCGGCAGGTCGCATTCCTCGAAAATGATCTCGCGCACGCGTTTTTCGTGGGACGGGTTGCGTACGGCGAAATAGCCGGCGACCGCAAAGGCGCTGACCTGTTTGGCGGCCTGGCGGATTGCCTCACGGACCTGATCCTCGTCGAGCGGTTCTTTTTCCGCGCCGGAGGCGCTATGTCCGCCATTCAAAAAGAGGACGGGGTCGCTGCCCATGACCTGCTTCAGGCCCGCACGTTCCAGCGTGGCAGCAGGTTGTCCGATCAGGACGAGGCCGACGGCGCCGCCATGGCTTTCGACAATGGCGTTGGTTGCGAGCGTTGTGGAAATCGATACCAGTTTGATATCGCTGGCCTGGAGATCCGGGGCGGCACTCAGGACATTGCGCGCGGCCTTATGCAGGCCGATGGACAGGTCGTGTTTGGTGGTCAGCGCCTTGGCGGCCTGCAACACGCCCTTGTCTTCGTCAAACAGCACGGCGTCGGTGAAAGTGCCGCCAGTATCAATGCCCAGGAGAATGCTCATGGCTTATGCCCGTTCTTATAATCTAACCCATCTGCCAATTAGGCCGAGACGGGATTATGCGCAAGCGGATTTGCGCCGGGAAATTATCTATTTCCGTGGGAGAAGAGGCGTGATGGCTGTTAGCCGTCCATCGTGATGCGACCGGTCAATGCCATGCGAACCTTTTCGGCCTGCTGATTGGCGACCTGGCACGAGCCTGCACCCAGATGGCCGCCGCCGTGGAAGGCGAGGCAAAGCTCGCCGACATTGGTGCGGGAGCTGCGGTTGAAGATGGATTTACCGATGGCGAATGTGGTGTTGGAGTTATCCTTGCCGTTCAGGATATGCATGGAAATATTGCATTCCGGGAACAGCGTGTAGATCAGGAACCGGTTGCCCGGCCAGATTATTTCCTGATCACGCAGGTCGATCTGCACCAGATTTCCTTCTATACGGGCGCATTTGCGTATCTGCTCAATGCATCTGCCCTGGGTCTCATGAAAGAAAGTGACCCGTTCTTTCACGTCCGGATGTTCCAGGATTTCCTCGATTGAATGGTCCTGGCAGAGGTCGATCAGTTTCAGCATCAGCTTGCGGTTGGAAATCCGGAATTTCCTGAAGCGCCCCAGCCCGGTGCGCGCATCCATGATGTAATTCAACAGCATCCAGCCCTGCGGGTTCAGGACATCTTTCCGGGAAAGCTGGGCGGAATCGCATTTGTCGACCGCGCAAAGCAGGTCTGTATCAACATGCGGGAAAACGTCGTTGGCGCCATAATAATTATAGACGACCCGTGCAGCCGAAGGCGCTTCCGGGTCCAGGATGTGATTGGGGCGCTTGCCGATACGCACCGCTTCGGAATGGTGGTGGTCGAAGGCGAGATAAACACCCTTCACATAGGGCAGATTGGTTGTGATATCCGCACCGTTGAGGGGGACTTTGCCGTCCTGCATGTCCTTGGGATGGGTGAATTCGATCTCGTCGATCATGTCCAGTTCCCGGAGGAGCACCGCGCAGACCAGGCCGTCGAAGTCGCTGCGCGTCAAAAGACGGTATTTACCGCGCTGGCCCATTCAAAATCACCTCCATTACAACGGACATACGGTGTCAGGGTATTGCCTGTTAAAGTTTTTTCTATTTTACGGCGTAATTCTTACTGAATGGTTACCCGTAACGTCAGTATTTGTGCGGGTTTGGTAGCTACTTACCGTTCTTGTCAAAAGTCTTTTCCCGGCGGGGAACTTGTCCTAAGGAGGGGAGGGAACTATCACTCAAAAAAAACTGATCATATTGTATCGAAGGGGTTAGAGGCATGGCACGGCAAACAGACAGGATTGATCTGGCGTCTTCAGCACCGGGCACAAACCGTCACTTGCTTGTCCACTGCTATGGCAAACCGGGGTCGGGGCCCAAAGCCTATCTGCAGGCTGCCCTTCACGCCGACGAATGGCCCGGCATCATGGCGGTCCATCATCTGCTGCCGCTTCTGGATGCGGCTGATGCAAAAGGCCTGATCAAAGGTGAGATCGTTGTTGTGCCCTACGCCAATCCGATCGGGATGGATCAACGTATCGGCGACCACGTGCCGGGCCGTTATGCCTTTGATGGCAGCGGTAACTATAACCGGAACTGGGCGGATCTGGTCGGCGGGGCGGCCCCGCGGATCAAGGGCAGGCTGATCGGGGATGCGGCGCAGGATGTGGAAACCGTCCGCGCGGCTTTCCGTGAGGTTGTCGCCAGTCAGGATGCGCGGTCGGAGGTGGCACAGCTTCGCAAGGTTCTCATGGGTCTGTCCTGCGACGCCGATTACGTTCTGGACCTGCATTGCGACGGCGAGGCGACAATGCATATCTATGCGAATGACCGTCATCGCGATATCGCCACAGAGCTTTGCCTCGATATGGACAGCCCGGTTCTGCTGATCGAAACCACCGCAGGCGGCGGGCCTTTCGATGAGGCGAATTCCTCTCCCTGGTGGCGGTTGGGTGACGAGCTGGACGAGGCAAAGGACCTGCCTCATGCCTGTTTTGCCACGACGGTTGAATTCCGGGGGCGGCAGGATGTCAGCGATGACTTCGGTGCCAAGGATGCTGCCGGGCTCTACAGCTTTCTTTGCCGTCGGGGCGTGATCGACGATGTGGTTAAGCCGCAGCGCGATGAAACCTTCACGGCCTTCCTGCATGAAACCGATGTGATGCATGCGCCGAAGGCCGGTTTCGTCAGCTATGCACTGGAAGTGGGGACGCAGGTGAAGGCTGGGGACCTGATTGCTACGATTATTGATCCCGTGGCCGCTGACCCGGCTGAGGCACGGACGGAGCTGCGCGCCCGAACCGACGGCATTTTCTTCGCCCGCGTCGATACCCGCCTCGCGGCCCCCGGCGTAACCATTGCCAAGGTCGCAGGCAAAACACCGCTCGCCCATCGCAAGGAAGGCGCGTTGCTGGAGGCGTAAAAACCACCCTTGGCCTCCAATACCTAACCGTCATGGCCGTGCTTGACACGGCCACCTACGAAGAGGGGACGGGCGGGACATGCAAGGTGGGTGGGTTTACATCGTAACCAATAGGCCTAATGGCACACTTTATGTGGGTGTGACGAGTGACCTCAAAAAACGCGTATTCGAACATCGTGCGGGGGTGATGGCAGGTTTTACTAAGAGATATGGATTGAAGCGCTTAGTTTACTATGCAGCTTTTGGGGATATCCAATCTGCCATTCAGCGAGAGAAGAATATAAAACACTGGCCGCGTGCCTGGAAGGTTCGTCTCATCTTGATGGCTAATCCGGCATGGGATGATCTTTACCACAAGCTATTTTAATCCGTGGGTGGCCGGATCAAGTCCGGCCATGACGAGGTTATATCTCCCTTTACCCAATTCCAAGTTCCACAACTTGATCCCAATCAAAGCCATGGAGGTGCCTGACAGGGCATAGAGGGGAACTTACTCCCTTCTTCTGACAGGTGCCTTCATGTTCAAACACGGCGATATTCCGCCGCCCTTGTCTCCGGCCTTGCTGGCGGGGCTGGTCCTGCGGCCGGTTCCCCCCCGGTTGATGCAGCCGGTTTTTTCTGAGGTCATGCGGCGTGTGTCACGGCGCTATCGATCCGTATTTGACCGTGTGGCGGGTGATGGCCCAAAGCAGTTTCTGATTGATCCCGTTGACCTGCCATTTGTTTTCCTTCTGTCCGTTGGCAACGACGAACCGGGGCTGACCCTGCTGCGTGACGGGGCGGATGTGCAGGCGGTGGCGGCGATCCGCGGGCCGATTGCGGCGCTTTTGGCGCTGCTGGAAGGGA
The Aestuariispira ectoiniformans genome window above contains:
- a CDS encoding methyl-accepting chemotaxis protein, producing MARFKIGIRLLLLSALGILGLAIVAFTTLTILQNTMIEDRKDKVQQVVDLGLSTANHYYQLFQKGEMTEEEAQKAALSAIEDMRYAGNEYLWVNDMRPVMIMHPFAKQLVGKDVSGLKDKNGVAIFKEFTKVIQSKGGGFVFYLWPKGGQDEPVRKVSYVGHFKPWDWVVGTGVYLDDVNTAFQQTLSFTLPILLAVLAVVVIAAIIISRGISRPINAMAGNMGLLADGNLEFENDAQERRDEIGTLGRALEVFRNNARDVERLRAEREEQERKALEAQQQTRLDLATQFEESVKSIVNAVSAAATELQSTAEGMSQTAEQTSTEAQTAAGASESASGNVQTVSAAAEELSSSINEITSRVTESATIVNQAASEAETTNAKVKGLVDAAQRVGEVVNLISDIAEQTNLLALNATIEAARAGEAGKGFAVVATEVKGLATQTAKATDEISQHISDMQAATDDAAKAIASIGGIITRVNEIGTGISSAVEEQGAATKEIANSVAQASNSTSMAAENIKHVSDAAQETGHSASDVLSAAGELSQQAENLSRQVDDFITKIREA
- a CDS encoding exopolyphosphatase is translated as MGQRGKYRLLTRSDFDGLVCAVLLRELDMIDEIEFTHPKDMQDGKVPLNGADITTNLPYVKGVYLAFDHHHSEAVRIGKRPNHILDPEAPSAARVVYNYYGANDVFPHVDTDLLCAVDKCDSAQLSRKDVLNPQGWMLLNYIMDARTGLGRFRKFRISNRKLMLKLIDLCQDHSIEEILEHPDVKERVTFFHETQGRCIEQIRKCARIEGNLVQIDLRDQEIIWPGNRFLIYTLFPECNISMHILNGKDNSNTTFAIGKSIFNRSSRTNVGELCLAFHGGGHLGAGSCQVANQQAEKVRMALTGRITMDG
- a CDS encoding hydantoinase/oxoprolinase family protein produces the protein MSILLGIDTGGTFTDAVLFDEDKGVLQAAKALTTKHDLSIGLHKAARNVLSAAPDLQASDIKLVSISTTLATNAIVESHGGAVGLVLIGQPAATLERAGLKQVMGSDPVLFLNGGHSASGAEKEPLDEDQVREAIRQAAKQVSAFAVAGYFAVRNPSHEKRVREIIFEECDLPVTCSYELSSSLDAPRRALTAVLNARLVPLIQHLVLAVEGFQKDLGLDCPLMVVKGDGSLISAETALRRPVETILSGPAASVVGAQYQASEKDMVVSDMGGTTTDIALLKDGQPVLNKDGAVVNGHRTMVEAVEVHTVGLGGDSEIRLNDHKELVAGPRRVVPLSLLSYEHPDLVVPVLQEQLKRGWSKTYDGRFALCLRGLDEAGVARLSSSERAIWDKLSGGPVALEVLLGRHMPEQPLRRLVDRGLVIISAFSPSDAAHVLGLHDAWDIEAARLGAEIWARSERRPNQPCAKDARDFAEQVREQVILQTGEALVDAILDDEFGQTAEQGQGLAKKMIRTALGDEKSNAGNLLRFSLRLGHPLIGIGAPAATYYADVATRLNTTYVQPEFAHVSNAVGAVAGGVSQRAHILITAPDDMRFRVHDADNIRDFTNLDEAFVHARSLAEAQANNLAVEAGAIDIHINTQEERRMTTGNGPRPIFIEGSVTATAHGRPRLATD
- a CDS encoding glycosyltransferase — encoded protein: MSNQARKSVKSKPSLGVILPTLNDEQALPQVLQGLREAACLFELDVIVADGGSTDCTVDIAQRHDARVLEAEGGWQAQVAAGCRMLWGQWVMILGGNVVFRPGWSTNLRLFVDATGEYEFAAHGRSQDQVRGPFGFLHAVPASHVGLVLRRSQLETLLQRKRPGTLTDANLIDQLDRKRLIQLPYILHAVVDEQADAA